The Rhodohalobacter sp. SW132 genomic sequence CCATATAATCGGTCACTTCAGAAGCGCCGAACTCACCGGCCAGCTTCTGCAGCTCCTTCACACCCCGATGGTTTGCCGAAACCGCTGCCTGCAAGTCCGCCATATTTTCATCAATAGAACGGGTAGGCCAGCGGCTATTCTGCAAAAGCTGTTTGATGGGTTTCCAGTCAAACTCACCACCTTTTGCGATAAACATCGGAGGAATCACCACACCCTCTTCAGCGAGGTTGTTGGCATCGGGCGGCATCGAACCGGGGCGCTTTCCACCCATTTCTGCGTGATGGGCACGGCTTGCCACAAACCCGATCCGCTCTCCCTCATAGAAAACAGGCGTGACAACGGTAACATCCGGCAGGTGTGATCCGCCGAAGCCCGGGTGGTTGGTTACGATAATATCGCCTTCTCCGAAGTCCTGGCCCAACCCTCCAAGGGGTCGAACCCCTTGGAGGGTTTCTTCTAACAACGTCCGTACGCACGTCCCCATCGCACCCAGATGGACAGGAATATGCGGCGCATTTACCACCAGGTAACCGTCGGCATCCAGCAGTGCACAGGAGAAATCGAGACGCTCTTTCACATTTACCGACATCGATGTTTTGCGAAGCATCTCCCCCATCTGATCCGCCACGGAGCGGAACCGGTTGGTATAGAGCTGGAGATTTACCGCTTCGGAGCGTTGATCAGGCTCGTTTAACCCTCCAAGGGTTCCCAACCCTTGGAGGGTTTGGAAAAGCCATGTACCATCCCCGAGCAACTGCCCTTCCCATCCCTCTTCAACCACTGTTGTGCTGTGCGGATCGAGAATGAGCGCCGGTCCGGTGAGTTTGGATCCGGGTTTGAAATCTTGTTTCAGATAGATCTTTTGAAAGGGAGAACTCTTTTCCCGAGAGTAGAACTCTGATGAGTGCTTTTTTTGTCGGAGGATGGGGAGTTCATCTATTTCAGAGTCTTTTTCTGATTTACTTTCATCGCCCTTATCCAGACCTCCAGGGTTTTGTAAACTCTGAAGGTCTTTTTTTTCCGAAACCTTCACCCGGACCGCCTCTACTTCAATTTCCCGATTTTCGATCCAGTGACCGTACTGATCTTCATACGCTTTCTTGAATGTATCTTCAATCCTTTTCGATTCCATAAACTCGATCTCAAGAGAACTATCCTGACCTTTCAGCCGGAGAAACAGGTTTTTTCGTGACAGCTCAATATCATCCTGTTCTATGCCCTGTTGACTTAACAGGTTTTTGCCTTCATCTGTGATTTCATCAAACCACTCCACAAGCTGATCCTGAACAGCATGAAGCGGCCGGAGAATTTGTTTTGATGTGATCTGTTCCAGGCGGGCCATTCGGAGTCCGTACGCACTCAGAAGTCCGGCATCCGAAGGCACCAGAACCCGGCTGATCTTCAGTTTTTCCGCAATTGCCAGCGCATGCTGCGCACCGGCTCCGCCAAAAGCAACCATCGCGTACTCCGACGGATCAAATCCTTTTTGAATAGAAATTTTGCGAATCGTCTGCGCCATCCGCTCATTGGCAATCTCCAGAAAACCCTCCAACACCTGTTCACGGCTCATGTTCTGGTTACGATTCTGGTAACGCTGCTCACTATCCTGGTCAGGCTGCTCTGCAGCGTGACCGCTCTCACTCAGGAGCTCTGCTCCAGCCTTACCCTGGTTTCGTTGCTTTGCAGCGAAACCACCGTCATCATCCCCGTGCTCCGCTCCCGAAATCCGACCCAAAATCTCATCCAGCCGCTCCTCTGCTTTTTCAGGCACAATCGAGATATGAAAATTTTCCGGATGAAGCCTTCCGCTCAGTAAATTCACATCGGTGATTGTCAGCGGACCGCCGCGGCCGTAACACGCCGGACCCGGATCGGCACCCGCGCTTTCTGGCCCAACTGTCAGGCTCCGGCCGTCATATTCGCAAATTGAACCGCCACCCGCGGCCACCGTTTCAATTTCAACTGCCGGCGTTGTAAGTGTAGCATCGCCAACGGAATGTTCATATACATAATCGATCGACCCGTCGTATCGCGCCACATCTGAGCTGGTACCGCCCATATCGAAGGAAATGATTTTGGAGAAGCCGGTTTTTTCCAACCCTCCAAGGGTTCCAAACCCTTGGAGGGTTGGCACTGGTACATGCTTCGCAATCGCCGCCGCACCGATCACACCACCGGCCGGACCACTAAGCAGTCCATCCTTGGGCCTGTAATGTTCTGCTTCCACCAGGTTCCCCCCGCTGCTCATCACACGAAGCGAATGTCCCCGGATCACATCCGATATCCTGGATAAATAGTTCTCCATTATCGGGGTCAGATACGCGTTAACGTCCGTTGTTACAGCCCTCGGCACAATTTTAATTTCCGGACTCAGTTCCGCCGAACGCGAAATGTAGTTCACGCCCAACTCCTGCAATACTTCCATCACCTGCCTTTCATGAACATCATATCGATACCCGTTCATCAGGCAGATCCCGGCTGCTTCTGCTCCTTTCAAGTGCGGCTTGATTCGTTCTTTCAAAAGCTTTTTGTCCAGCGGTTTGATGATTTCACCGTCAGAACTGATCCGTTCCGGGACTTCAATCACCCGGTGATAAAAAGGTTCTGATTTTTGAATATCGAGGGCAAACAGATCGGGGCGCTGCTGATTTTTGATCCTGAGCAAGTCCCCATATCCTTCCGTAATCAGGAACAGAGTTTTTGCGCCACTATGCTCCAGAAGTGCATTGGTGCCTTTGGTTGTGGAGAGCCGCATTTGCATCGGCGGAAATTCCCTGCCCATCGGGGTTTTTGTGAGGATTCGCGCCCCCAGAATCGGCGCTTCTTCGGGACTGCGAAGCTCAAACGGATGATCTTCTCTGTTATTAAATTCCGGTTCACGATTCAGTTTCAAAAGGGATGATTCTGAATCGAACCCGGTTACCTCAAAAACAGACTCCGGATCGTCCAGAAACAGAAATTCAAATCCTTTAAAAAAATCGTTTGGCAGATCTTCCGCGATTGTTATCACGACTCCACCTGAGCTTTTTCCGGGCGAAACCTTTCCGCGCAGTGCACTGCTGCTTAAAACTTTGCACCGATGTTCACCACCATCAGAATCCACTGCCATGCAGTCCGTAAACGTACCGCCCGTATCGATGAATAGTTTCCAGGGGGAGTTTGGGGATTTCGTGTTTTGCATGGCGTGTTTTTTTTAAGTCTAAAAATCTGTGTCTTAACGGACCCACCTCTGAGCTCACGCTGAACGTTTTGAGCTCTGTCTCCTCCGCCGGAGGAGAGATATTACCTCCCCTATCGGGAGGGGACAGACTTGTAAACGATTGCGAAGCAAGCCTTTTACAAGTCAGGGGTGGGTTCCCTGTTTCCAAACAGTGCCCAGCCCCACCGACCCACCTCTGCCTCGTCGCTGCTTTGCCTGCGGCAACCGCTTTGGAGTCGGTCTCCTCCGCGGGAGGAGAGGTTTTTCCCTCCCCTCTTGGGAGGGGACAGACAATGGAGCGTTCAGCGAAATTGTCAGGGGTGGGTCTACAATACCACGTTCGTATTTTACATTCAAATACGAATTACCAAACCCATCATTCCACCAGCCCCAATTTCATTGCCCTCTGCAAAACCCAATACCTGATTTCTCTCAAAACAGAATCTATATCTTCCAATACCTGCTTCTCTTCAAATCGAATTACCTGAACTCCATACGACTCAATCCGTTTCTGTCGGCGTTCATCATACTCAACCTTGAAGTCATGATATCGTCCGTCCAGTTCAATTACCAGTTTCAGTTCTTTACAGCAGAAATCAACGATAAAATTATCCATCGGGGTTTGACGATCGAAATCATAGCCGCAGATCTGTTTGCGGGAGATATATTTCCACAGACGCTTTTCTCCCGGTGTGGCACTATTCCGGAGTTGTCGGGCTTTTTCAACGAGATCGGACCGGTAAGGGATGATATCAATTCTGCCTTTTCGTTTTCTCTTTGACATATCACTAACTCTTGATTTTCAGTGATTTCCTGATGTGAATCTAATTAAAAATTGGGTTTTTGGGTAGTGTAAAGAGAGCATACTCCCAACGGACCCACCTCTGAGCTCACGCTGAACGCTTTTGAGCTCTGTCTCCTCCCGAGAGGAGAGGTTTTTTCTTCCCTCTCACGGAGGGGATAGACCTGCACAAGCTCGCGCAGCGAGACTTGGGCAGGTCAGGGGTGGGTCCCGTAATGCGTATTATCATTTGATCACCAACTCAATCTCAAATACCGGAACATCTAAACTCCCAAATCCGTAGTTTTGAAGGCTTAATATCAATTCAACATTATCAGATGCCACACGTTTTTCCCGTAAATAAATTTCGATCCCTTCAGACGCCTTTTTATTACTACGACCTGACCCTTTTCCAGGAAACTCTTGATAAGGTTAAAAAGCACGGTCTTTCGAAGGGGTATCATGTCCATTATGCTATCAAAGCGAATTTTAACTTTCGGATTCTGGAGCTGGTCCGTGAAGCCGGCCTGGGGATTGATTGTGTAAGTGGTAAAGAGATTGAGCGGGCTATTGAAGCCGGATTCAGTCCGGACCAGATCGCGTTTGCAGGAGTTGGGAAAACCGATGATGAAATTCGCACCGGCCTGAAATACAATATTTTTTCATTCAACTGTGAGTCGTTACAGGAGCTTGAAGTGCTCAATCAACTCGCGAAAGAGGCAGGTAAAATGGCTACCGTATCTGTCCGCCTGAATCCGAATGTGGAAGCAAAAACCCATAAATATATCACCACCGGACTGAATGAGAATAAGTTTGGCATTAATCCTGAAATGCTGCCGCAGCTTTTTGAGATGCTGCCCGGACTGGATAACATTAAACTGACCGGTATCCATTTCCATATCGGTTCCCAGATACGCGATCTGAAACCGTTTGCTGACCTGTGCGAAAAAGTGAACCTGGTTCAGGATCGGTTCGAACAAGAAGGAGTTAAACTTGCGCATATAAATGTAGGCGGCGGATACGGGATCAATTACGAAAATCCCGACGAGGAACCTCACCCCGATTTTGAATCATTTTTCGGAGTTTTCGAACAACATCTGGACGTGCGTGAGGGTCAGCAGGTTCATTTCGAACTGGGCCGCAGCCTGGTGGGTCAGTGTGGTAACCTGATCTCAAAAGTTCTTTTTGTGAAAGAGGGAATCAACACGAATTTTGCCGTGATTGATGCGGGCATGACCGAGCTGATCCGTCCGGCTCTATACCAGGCAGCCCACAA encodes the following:
- a CDS encoding hydantoinase B/oxoprolinase family protein, with protein sequence MQNTKSPNSPWKLFIDTGGTFTDCMAVDSDGGEHRCKVLSSSALRGKVSPGKSSGGVVITIAEDLPNDFFKGFEFLFLDDPESVFEVTGFDSESSLLKLNREPEFNNREDHPFELRSPEEAPILGARILTKTPMGREFPPMQMRLSTTKGTNALLEHSGAKTLFLITEGYGDLLRIKNQQRPDLFALDIQKSEPFYHRVIEVPERISSDGEIIKPLDKKLLKERIKPHLKGAEAAGICLMNGYRYDVHERQVMEVLQELGVNYISRSAELSPEIKIVPRAVTTDVNAYLTPIMENYLSRISDVIRGHSLRVMSSGGNLVEAEHYRPKDGLLSGPAGGVIGAAAIAKHVPVPTLQGFGTLGGLEKTGFSKIISFDMGGTSSDVARYDGSIDYVYEHSVGDATLTTPAVEIETVAAGGGSICEYDGRSLTVGPESAGADPGPACYGRGGPLTITDVNLLSGRLHPENFHISIVPEKAEERLDEILGRISGAEHGDDDGGFAAKQRNQGKAGAELLSESGHAAEQPDQDSEQRYQNRNQNMSREQVLEGFLEIANERMAQTIRKISIQKGFDPSEYAMVAFGGAGAQHALAIAEKLKISRVLVPSDAGLLSAYGLRMARLEQITSKQILRPLHAVQDQLVEWFDEITDEGKNLLSQQGIEQDDIELSRKNLFLRLKGQDSSLEIEFMESKRIEDTFKKAYEDQYGHWIENREIEVEAVRVKVSEKKDLQSLQNPGGLDKGDESKSEKDSEIDELPILRQKKHSSEFYSREKSSPFQKIYLKQDFKPGSKLTGPALILDPHSTTVVEEGWEGQLLGDGTWLFQTLQGLGTLGGLNEPDQRSEAVNLQLYTNRFRSVADQMGEMLRKTSMSVNVKERLDFSCALLDADGYLVVNAPHIPVHLGAMGTCVRTLLEETLQGVRPLGGLGQDFGEGDIIVTNHPGFGGSHLPDVTVVTPVFYEGERIGFVASRAHHAEMGGKRPGSMPPDANNLAEEGVVIPPMFIAKGGEFDWKPIKQLLQNSRWPTRSIDENMADLQAAVSANHRGVKELQKLAGEFGASEVTDYMGKLKEYASSRMRSTLKKISDGEYKAEEKLDDGSLLAVSCRVDDESVRIDFTGTSGVHPGNLNANPSIVNSVVMYVLRLMVDESLPLNDGLLEPVELIIPYGMLNPEFPDDPADCPAVVGGNIETSQRLVDTLLKAFNLSACSYGTMNNVLFGNDTFGYYETVAGGTGAGDRFHGADAVHQHMTNTRATDPEILEHRYPVRLDRYAIREKSGGRGKWNGGNGLIREMTFLEPVSLSVLSQHRVVEPYGLNGGKNGKTGKQWIERKDGSKHELTWRDGADLEKDDRFILHTPGGGGFGDSE
- a CDS encoding endonuclease domain-containing protein, coding for MSKRKRKGRIDIIPYRSDLVEKARQLRNSATPGEKRLWKYISRKQICGYDFDRQTPMDNFIVDFCCKELKLVIELDGRYHDFKVEYDERRQKRIESYGVQVIRFEEKQVLEDIDSVLREIRYWVLQRAMKLGLVE
- the lysA gene encoding diaminopimelate decarboxylase, which gives rise to MPHVFPVNKFRSLQTPFYYYDLTLFQETLDKVKKHGLSKGYHVHYAIKANFNFRILELVREAGLGIDCVSGKEIERAIEAGFSPDQIAFAGVGKTDDEIRTGLKYNIFSFNCESLQELEVLNQLAKEAGKMATVSVRLNPNVEAKTHKYITTGLNENKFGINPEMLPQLFEMLPGLDNIKLTGIHFHIGSQIRDLKPFADLCEKVNLVQDRFEQEGVKLAHINVGGGYGINYENPDEEPHPDFESFFGVFEQHLDVREGQQVHFELGRSLVGQCGNLISKVLFVKEGINTNFAVIDAGMTELIRPALYQAAHNVDVLTSEKKPKTYDVVGPICETSDTFRKGIQLPEVKRGDLVAIRSAGAYGEVMSSGFNLREKVKAYYSDEV